In Rubrivirga marina, the following are encoded in one genomic region:
- a CDS encoding MATE family efflux transporter, giving the protein MAPTEHPFHRRPHRTLLALGLPVLGSLVAEPLTGLVDTAFVARLGTAPLAALGVGTIVLSASLWIFNFLGVGTQTAVAQALGRGEREAAASTTAHALALAIACGVGVAVLGWFGAVPVSRLMGAEGAITDLAAAYVRIRVLGAPAVLVTVAAFGALRGREDMTTPLWVAVGVNVLNAVLDGPLVFGWGPAPELGVEGAAWASTVAQWLGAGWAVRAALVRLGRPGALAWAEVGSLVRVGGALFVRTGLLTLFLLLATRAATQAGAEAGAAHQAIRQVWAFTALFLDAFAVTGQSLVAGFVGGGTLVAARRAARVVLGWSAGVGLALALVLLAATPIVGALLVPEAARPVFRTAWLASLVFLPVNGLTFGTDGVHWGTGDFRYLAVAVAAATGLGAAGLALVRPEAPDALALIWWVTGGWIVVRALFGLVRIWPGVGRAPLAG; this is encoded by the coding sequence ATGGCCCCGACCGAGCACCCGTTCCACCGCCGGCCGCACCGGACGCTCCTCGCGCTGGGGCTCCCCGTGCTCGGGTCGCTCGTGGCCGAGCCCCTCACCGGGCTCGTCGACACGGCGTTCGTGGCGCGGCTCGGGACGGCGCCGCTCGCCGCGCTCGGCGTCGGGACGATCGTCCTCTCGGCGTCGCTATGGATCTTCAACTTCCTCGGCGTGGGCACGCAGACGGCCGTGGCGCAGGCGCTCGGCCGCGGGGAGCGGGAGGCGGCGGCGTCCACGACGGCCCACGCGCTCGCGTTGGCCATCGCGTGCGGCGTCGGCGTGGCAGTGCTCGGATGGTTCGGGGCGGTCCCGGTCTCCCGGTTGATGGGCGCGGAGGGCGCCATCACCGACCTCGCCGCCGCGTACGTCCGCATCCGCGTGCTGGGCGCGCCGGCCGTGCTGGTGACCGTCGCCGCGTTCGGCGCGCTGCGCGGGCGCGAGGACATGACGACGCCGCTGTGGGTGGCCGTCGGCGTCAACGTGCTGAACGCGGTGCTGGACGGGCCGCTCGTGTTCGGGTGGGGCCCGGCACCGGAGCTCGGCGTCGAGGGGGCCGCCTGGGCGAGCACGGTCGCTCAGTGGCTCGGCGCGGGGTGGGCCGTGCGGGCCGCGCTCGTGCGCCTCGGCCGGCCGGGCGCGCTCGCGTGGGCCGAGGTCGGGTCGCTCGTCCGCGTCGGCGGCGCCCTGTTCGTGCGGACCGGCCTGCTGACGCTCTTTCTCCTCCTCGCCACCCGCGCGGCGACGCAGGCCGGCGCCGAGGCGGGCGCGGCGCACCAGGCCATCCGTCAGGTGTGGGCGTTCACGGCCCTCTTTCTCGACGCCTTCGCCGTGACGGGCCAGAGCCTCGTGGCCGGGTTCGTGGGCGGTGGCACGCTCGTAGCGGCCCGGCGGGCGGCCCGCGTCGTGCTGGGGTGGAGCGCGGGGGTCGGCCTCGCGCTCGCGCTCGTCCTTCTGGCGGCGACGCCCATCGTGGGGGCGCTCCTCGTGCCCGAGGCGGCACGGCCCGTGTTCCGGACGGCGTGGCTCGCGTCGCTCGTCTTCCTCCCGGTCAACGGGCTCACGTTCGGGACCGACGGCGTCCACTGGGGGACGGGCGACTTCCGGTACCTCGCCGTCGCGGTCGCCGCGGCGACGGGGCTCGGCGCCGCCGGGCTCGCGCTCGTCCGTCCCGAGGCGCCCGACGCGCTCGCCCTCATCTGGTGGGTCACGGGCGGGTGGATCGTCGTCCGCGCTCTGTTCGGCCTCGTGCGGATCTGGCCGGGCGTCGGCCGCGCCCCGCTCGCCGGCTAG
- a CDS encoding ankyrin repeat domain-containing protein has protein sequence MSDNVLRTSDGEPIDLDAVDYHEIARSGDADVLEAFLQAGIDPDRRDETGHTLLMIAAYADQEPTTTLLLKRGADPDGPDGQGNTPLMAMAFKGYVERARQLLDAGAQPNRKGPGGATALHYAARFGQLDMAALLVARGADTEATDDEGRTPADLARENGHSFLAGRLS, from the coding sequence ATGTCCGACAACGTCCTCCGAACCTCCGACGGCGAGCCCATCGACCTCGACGCGGTCGATTACCACGAGATCGCTCGTAGCGGCGACGCCGACGTGCTCGAAGCCTTCCTCCAGGCCGGCATCGACCCCGACCGCCGCGACGAGACGGGCCACACGCTCCTCATGATCGCGGCCTACGCCGACCAGGAGCCGACGACGACGCTGCTCCTCAAGCGCGGCGCCGACCCCGACGGGCCCGACGGACAGGGCAACACGCCGCTCATGGCGATGGCCTTCAAGGGCTACGTCGAGCGCGCCCGCCAGTTGTTGGATGCGGGCGCTCAGCCCAACCGGAAGGGGCCCGGCGGCGCGACGGCCCTCCACTACGCGGCCCGGTTCGGCCAGCTCGACATGGCGGCCCTCCTCGTCGCCCGCGGCGCCGACACGGAGGCCACCGACGACGAGGGGCGGACGCCCGCCGACCTCGCTCGCGAGAACGGCCACAGCTTCTTGGCCGGCCGCCTGAGCTGA
- a CDS encoding bifunctional GNAT family N-acetyltransferase/carbon-nitrogen hydrolase family protein, whose product MPEIDLDDFQTQLRVRPLTPADHDAIVRLHGLCFPGMETWSERELDALTERFPEGQIGVEIDGRLVATALSLQVDVDEYGPSHVYDDVVHDDLAGSHDPDGDSLYGIEVAVDPAFQGMRIGRRLYEERKVLCRRLNLKRIVIGGRLPGYYKVADEMTAQEYVEAVVARELVEPVLSFQLANGFAIKRVVKGYLPDDEESLGHGVIMEWVNLHYQPDSAERTRSTFPVRVCAVQYPVRPVASFDEFAKQVTFFVDAAGGYRADFVLFPEIFTLQLLSFLPTARRGKAVRQLAALAPDYLDLFHDLAVRYNTNIVGGSTYVEEDDGIYNVAYLFRRDGTIEAQKKLHITPSEARWWGVRPGAGVRVFDTDRGRVAISICYDVEFPEVARIAAQKGAQILFVPFCTDNRQGYLRVRLCAQARAIENQMYVVTAGVTGLIPDVDNMNVNYAQSGVFTPSDFPFARDGVAAECEPNIEAIVVADLDLELTRRNRIAGTVRPWTDRRLDLYEVVEKEPSPPQPTLPIEGVPVTGSVETG is encoded by the coding sequence GTGCCCGAAATCGACCTCGACGACTTCCAGACCCAGCTCCGCGTCCGCCCGCTCACGCCGGCGGACCACGACGCCATCGTCCGCCTCCACGGCCTGTGCTTCCCCGGCATGGAGACGTGGTCCGAGCGCGAGCTCGACGCGCTCACCGAGCGGTTCCCCGAGGGCCAGATCGGCGTCGAGATCGACGGCCGCCTCGTGGCGACGGCCCTCAGCCTCCAGGTCGACGTCGACGAGTACGGGCCGAGCCACGTCTATGACGACGTCGTCCACGACGACCTCGCCGGGAGCCACGACCCCGACGGCGACTCGCTCTACGGCATCGAGGTCGCCGTCGACCCCGCGTTCCAGGGGATGCGGATCGGGCGGCGGCTCTACGAGGAGCGGAAGGTGCTCTGCCGCCGCCTGAACCTCAAGCGGATCGTGATCGGCGGGCGGCTGCCCGGGTACTACAAGGTGGCCGACGAGATGACGGCCCAGGAGTACGTCGAGGCCGTGGTCGCACGCGAGCTCGTCGAGCCCGTCCTGAGCTTCCAGCTCGCCAACGGGTTCGCCATCAAGCGCGTCGTGAAGGGCTACCTCCCCGACGACGAGGAGAGCCTCGGCCACGGCGTCATCATGGAGTGGGTCAACCTCCACTACCAGCCGGACTCCGCCGAGCGGACGCGGAGCACGTTCCCGGTGCGGGTGTGCGCCGTCCAGTACCCGGTCCGGCCGGTCGCGTCGTTCGACGAGTTCGCCAAGCAGGTCACGTTCTTCGTCGACGCCGCCGGCGGCTACCGGGCCGACTTCGTCCTCTTCCCGGAGATCTTTACGCTCCAGCTCCTGTCGTTCCTGCCGACGGCGCGCCGCGGGAAGGCCGTCCGCCAGCTGGCCGCCCTCGCGCCCGACTACCTCGACCTGTTCCACGACCTCGCCGTCCGCTACAACACGAACATCGTCGGCGGGAGCACCTACGTCGAGGAGGACGACGGGATCTACAACGTGGCGTACCTCTTCCGGCGCGACGGGACGATCGAGGCGCAGAAGAAGCTCCACATCACGCCGAGCGAGGCCCGCTGGTGGGGCGTCCGCCCCGGCGCCGGCGTCCGCGTGTTCGACACCGACCGGGGGCGCGTGGCCATCTCGATCTGCTACGACGTCGAGTTCCCGGAGGTCGCGCGGATCGCGGCGCAGAAGGGGGCGCAGATCCTGTTCGTCCCGTTCTGCACCGACAACCGGCAGGGCTACCTCCGCGTGCGGCTGTGCGCGCAGGCGCGGGCCATCGAGAACCAGATGTACGTCGTCACGGCCGGCGTGACGGGCCTCATCCCGGACGTCGACAACATGAACGTGAACTACGCCCAGAGCGGCGTCTTCACGCCCAGCGACTTCCCGTTCGCGCGCGACGGCGTGGCCGCCGAGTGCGAACCGAACATCGAGGCGATCGTCGTGGCCGACCTCGACCTCGAGCTCACGCGCCGCAACCGGATCGCCGGGACCGTCCGCCCCTGGACCGACCGGCGGCTCGACCTCTACGAGGTGGTCGAGAAGGAGCCGAGCCCGCCCCAGCCCACACTCCCGATCGAGGGCGTCCCCGTCACCGGCTCCGTCGAGACCGGCTGA
- a CDS encoding DinB family protein, with the protein MADRPEVWLRGPVEGVPALLQPVAHALLQAREDAAALAAELPASKLWERPGGVASAGFHLQHLDGVLDRMLTYARGEALTDRQFASLRAEGAPDDALTPAALADAFTARVDAALAQLRATDPVTLTEPRGVGRKGLPSTVLGLLVHAAEHSQRHVGQLLVTVRVLTAAG; encoded by the coding sequence ATGGCCGATCGGCCCGAAGTCTGGCTCCGCGGACCGGTCGAGGGCGTGCCAGCGCTCCTCCAGCCCGTGGCGCACGCGCTCCTGCAGGCGCGGGAGGACGCCGCGGCGCTGGCGGCCGAGCTCCCCGCCAGCAAGCTCTGGGAGCGCCCCGGCGGCGTGGCCTCGGCCGGCTTCCACCTCCAGCACCTCGACGGCGTCCTCGACCGGATGCTGACCTACGCCCGCGGCGAGGCGCTGACCGACCGGCAGTTCGCCTCGCTGCGCGCCGAGGGCGCCCCCGACGACGCGCTCACGCCCGCCGCGCTGGCCGATGCCTTCACCGCCCGCGTCGACGCCGCGCTCGCCCAGCTCCGCGCGACCGACCCCGTCACGCTCACCGAGCCGCGCGGCGTCGGACGGAAGGGGCTTCCGTCGACCGTGCTCGGCCTGCTCGTCCACGCCGCGGAGCACAGCCAGCGGCACGTGGGGCAGCTGCTGGTGACGGTCCGCGTGCTCACGGCCGCGGGCTGA
- a CDS encoding YebC/PmpR family DNA-binding transcriptional regulator, producing the protein MGRMFEKRKHTMFARYDRMAKQFTRIGKDIVIAVKAGGPDPDLNPQLRRAIQNAKGVNMPKDKVDAAIKRALGKDTASYDEVLYEGYAPHGVPLLVEAATDNVNRTVANLRALLSRGGGNLGTSGSVAFQFTKMGAFTLDPEAVGDRDELELELIDEGLEELTETTTEDGRDALLARCAFSDFGQMQRALEARGIEPIAAEVEYVPSTTTELPDEQADAVLELVAKIEGDEDVQRVFHNLA; encoded by the coding sequence ATGGGCCGCATGTTCGAGAAGCGCAAGCACACGATGTTCGCGCGCTACGACCGGATGGCGAAGCAGTTCACCCGGATCGGGAAGGACATCGTCATCGCCGTCAAGGCCGGGGGGCCGGACCCCGACCTCAACCCCCAGCTCCGCCGGGCCATCCAGAACGCCAAGGGCGTCAACATGCCCAAGGACAAGGTGGACGCGGCCATCAAGCGGGCGCTCGGCAAGGACACCGCGAGCTACGACGAGGTCCTCTACGAGGGCTACGCGCCGCACGGCGTGCCGCTCCTCGTGGAGGCCGCGACGGACAACGTGAACCGGACCGTCGCCAACCTCCGGGCCCTCCTCTCGCGCGGCGGCGGCAACCTCGGCACGAGCGGCTCGGTCGCCTTCCAGTTCACCAAGATGGGCGCGTTCACGCTCGACCCCGAGGCCGTCGGCGACCGCGACGAGCTCGAGCTGGAGCTGATCGACGAGGGGCTGGAGGAGCTGACCGAGACGACGACGGAGGACGGCCGCGACGCGCTCCTCGCGCGCTGCGCGTTCTCCGACTTCGGCCAGATGCAGCGGGCGCTCGAGGCGCGCGGCATCGAGCCGATCGCCGCCGAGGTCGAGTACGTCCCCTCCACCACGACGGAGCTCCCGGACGAGCAGGCCGACGCCGTGCTCGAGCTGGTGGCGAAGATCGAGGGCGACGAGGACGTCCAGCGCGTCTTCCACAACCTGGCCTAG
- a CDS encoding endonuclease/exonuclease/phosphatase family protein yields the protein MPLSFLRLAVLCAVAALLPPALAQTPVDTEGAAGRGPSATWGTRVAASGAARIIPDGRFDDWNDVEPIALDPADQPAGEVDLRALSITNDERALRLRLTFDDVLLLQQDNDLVLYLDTDADAATGRAAPGMGADLVFAFGARSGTVYAEGRQIPVEHADLGLVWAPTYASAEYEVEIALDMEVGGARLFPGDTVLVALATAGGERLPQAEAGVAYVLDRTTALPPYEGPALDRRDGAVRVLSYNVLFDSVFEGAPKAAFTRIIRAIGPDVVAFQEIYDHSGAEAAALVAEALGGTWYSGDAGSDNLLVSRWPVTLERDLGGNSAFVVETPGEWERDLLVISAHTPCCTNESGRIEETDRFMRFVREVGEGSVAGVDPETPVAIVGDLNMVGTDRPLQTMLTGDLVDNARFGPDFAPDLDGTDLTDALPLHVGAPASFTWYNPGSDFPAGRLDFVVYTDSALDLDNAFVLFTPHLSADALATAGLRATDTGVASDHLPLVADFVPARTTAAPDEVPDGAEVAAPVPNPSDGPTAFRVTLPRAGAVTVEVFDVLGRRVAVAFDGRLAAGAHRLPFDATALTPGVYLFRVTTEAGGAGGTVVRR from the coding sequence TTGCCTCTGTCCTTCCTCCGCCTCGCGGTGCTCTGCGCCGTCGCGGCGCTCCTCCCTCCGGCCCTCGCTCAGACTCCCGTCGACACCGAAGGCGCGGCCGGACGCGGACCGAGCGCGACGTGGGGCACGAGGGTGGCCGCCTCGGGCGCCGCACGGATCATCCCGGATGGCCGGTTCGACGACTGGAACGACGTTGAGCCGATCGCCCTCGACCCGGCCGACCAGCCGGCAGGCGAGGTCGACCTCCGCGCCCTCTCGATCACGAACGACGAGCGCGCGCTCCGCCTCCGACTCACGTTCGACGATGTCCTGCTGCTCCAGCAGGACAACGACCTCGTCCTGTATCTCGACACGGACGCGGACGCCGCGACCGGCCGGGCGGCGCCGGGCATGGGGGCAGACCTCGTGTTCGCCTTCGGCGCCCGCTCCGGGACGGTCTACGCAGAGGGTCGCCAGATCCCCGTCGAGCACGCCGACCTCGGCCTCGTGTGGGCGCCGACGTACGCGTCCGCGGAGTACGAGGTCGAGATCGCCCTCGACATGGAAGTCGGCGGAGCCCGCCTGTTCCCGGGTGACACGGTCCTCGTGGCGCTGGCGACCGCCGGCGGCGAGCGGCTGCCGCAGGCCGAGGCCGGCGTCGCCTACGTCCTCGACCGGACGACGGCGCTCCCCCCCTACGAGGGGCCCGCGCTCGACCGGCGCGACGGGGCCGTCCGCGTGCTGAGCTACAACGTCCTGTTCGACAGCGTCTTCGAGGGCGCGCCGAAGGCGGCGTTCACGAGGATCATCCGGGCGATCGGGCCGGACGTCGTCGCGTTCCAGGAGATCTACGACCACTCGGGGGCCGAGGCGGCGGCGCTCGTGGCCGAGGCGCTCGGCGGCACGTGGTACAGCGGCGACGCCGGCTCCGACAACCTCCTCGTGAGCCGCTGGCCCGTAACGCTCGAGCGCGACCTCGGGGGCAACAGCGCGTTCGTGGTCGAGACGCCGGGCGAGTGGGAGCGCGACCTCCTCGTCATCAGCGCGCACACGCCGTGCTGCACCAACGAGAGCGGGCGGATCGAAGAGACCGACCGGTTCATGCGGTTCGTCCGCGAGGTCGGCGAGGGGAGCGTCGCGGGCGTCGACCCGGAGACGCCGGTCGCGATCGTCGGCGACCTCAACATGGTTGGGACGGACCGGCCGCTCCAGACGATGCTGACGGGCGACCTCGTCGACAACGCCCGGTTCGGGCCGGACTTCGCGCCGGACCTCGACGGGACCGACCTCACCGACGCGCTCCCGCTCCACGTCGGCGCGCCGGCGTCCTTCACGTGGTACAACCCCGGCAGCGACTTCCCCGCCGGCCGGCTCGACTTCGTCGTCTACACCGACAGCGCGCTCGACCTCGACAACGCGTTCGTCCTGTTCACGCCGCACCTCTCGGCCGACGCGCTCGCCACGGCCGGCCTCCGCGCGACCGACACGGGCGTGGCCTCCGACCACCTCCCGCTCGTCGCCGACTTCGTCCCGGCCCGCACCACGGCGGCGCCGGACGAAGTGCCGGACGGGGCCGAGGTCGCCGCGCCGGTGCCCAATCCGTCCGACGGCCCGACGGCGTTCCGCGTGACCCTGCCCCGCGCGGGCGCCGTGACCGTCGAGGTGTTCGACGTGCTCGGCCGGCGCGTGGCCGTCGCGTTCGACGGGCGGCTCGCGGCCGGCGCGCACCGGCTCCCGTTCGACGCGACGGCGCTGACGCCCGGCGTCTACCTCTTCCGCGTGACGACCGAGGCGGGCGGGGCCGGCGGGACGGTGGTCCGCCGCTAG
- a CDS encoding LA_2272 family surface repeat-containing protein, giving the protein MRLALLAAALLSVAASAQPADPPPSGGVLIGAEGVGIGIGDVPHVTGLRLNVRDRALRRVVGINATVLAPKAPADSVGRISGLALGLPLTGAAEVEGIAVGLGGVSATDRLDGIALGGLGVGAGGSVRGLVVGGLGVGAGDDVQGIGLGGLGIGAGGDLVGVGAGGLGVGAGGDVVGLWVGGLGIGAGGDVTGIAVGGLGVGVGERADGLLIGGAGVGVGGDFRGIGVGGLGAGVGGRADGLLVGGLGAGASELRGVAIGGLGAGTADGRGLLVAGATVRVPRDGVLRGVAISPYSNVRGEMRGLSIGIVNIAGSLHGVQIGLLNWAGNNRGWKRLLPFANAHF; this is encoded by the coding sequence ATGCGCCTCGCCCTTCTCGCCGCCGCCCTGCTGTCCGTCGCCGCCTCGGCCCAGCCGGCCGACCCGCCGCCGTCGGGCGGCGTCCTGATCGGAGCCGAGGGCGTCGGCATCGGGATCGGCGACGTGCCACACGTGACCGGGCTCCGGCTCAACGTCCGCGACCGCGCGCTCCGTCGGGTCGTCGGGATCAACGCGACGGTCCTCGCGCCGAAGGCGCCGGCCGACAGCGTCGGGCGGATCTCCGGCCTCGCCCTCGGCCTCCCGCTCACGGGCGCCGCCGAGGTGGAGGGCATCGCGGTGGGCCTGGGCGGCGTGAGCGCCACGGACCGGCTCGACGGGATCGCCCTCGGCGGCCTCGGCGTCGGCGCGGGCGGAAGCGTGCGCGGCCTCGTGGTGGGCGGGCTCGGCGTCGGTGCGGGCGACGACGTTCAGGGCATCGGCCTCGGCGGACTCGGGATCGGAGCGGGCGGCGACCTCGTCGGAGTCGGTGCGGGCGGGCTGGGCGTCGGCGCGGGCGGCGACGTGGTCGGCCTCTGGGTCGGCGGCCTCGGCATCGGGGCGGGGGGTGACGTCACGGGCATCGCGGTCGGCGGGCTCGGCGTGGGCGTCGGCGAGCGGGCCGACGGACTCTTGATTGGCGGCGCGGGCGTCGGCGTCGGGGGCGACTTCCGAGGGATCGGCGTCGGCGGCCTCGGGGCCGGCGTGGGCGGGCGGGCCGACGGCCTCCTCGTGGGCGGCCTCGGGGCCGGGGCGTCCGAACTCCGGGGCGTGGCGATCGGCGGGCTCGGCGCCGGCACCGCCGACGGGCGAGGCCTTCTCGTGGCGGGGGCGACGGTCCGGGTCCCGCGCGACGGCGTGCTCCGCGGCGTCGCCATTAGCCCGTACTCGAACGTCCGCGGCGAGATGCGCGGGCTCAGCATCGGGATCGTCAACATCGCGGGGTCGCTCCACGGCGTCCAGATCGGGCTCCTCAACTGGGCCGGCAACAACCGGGGCTGGAAGCGGCTGCTCCCGTTCGCCAACGCTCATTTCTAG
- a CDS encoding P-II family nitrogen regulator, giving the protein MKLVLAVIRPERLSATLQALFQADVRGVTVNRVQGHGGELDTVETYRGTTVKMELHDKVQLEVAVSDPFVERTVDAIVGAARTGEVGDGKVFVLPIERVVRIRTGEEDRAAVTPVG; this is encoded by the coding sequence ATGAAGCTGGTCCTCGCCGTCATCCGTCCCGAGCGCCTCTCCGCCACGCTCCAGGCCCTCTTCCAGGCCGACGTCCGCGGCGTCACCGTCAACCGCGTGCAGGGCCACGGTGGGGAGCTCGACACCGTCGAGACCTACCGCGGGACGACGGTCAAGATGGAGCTCCACGACAAGGTCCAGCTCGAGGTCGCCGTCTCCGACCCGTTCGTCGAGCGGACCGTCGACGCCATCGTCGGCGCCGCGCGGACGGGCGAGGTCGGCGACGGGAAGGTGTTCGTGCTCCCCATCGAGCGCGTCGTGCGGATCCGGACGGGCGAGGAGGACCGGGCGGCCGTCACGCCGGTGGGCTGA
- a CDS encoding ammonium transporter gives MLAAAALVLLMTPALAFFYGGLVRAKNMLNTMMMSVASMGIVAVGWALLGYSLAFGEGGGPFTGGLGYAFLNGVGLEASGEIPHLLFAIYQGTFVVITAALISGAVVERMRFVPYLAFITIWSLVVYAPVAHWVWSADGWIFGIDALDFAGGTVVHVNAAAAALVAALVVGPRKDYGRQAIVPHNVPFVLLGAGLLWFGWFGFNAGSALGANTSAALAFANTFLAPAATITVWTFLDLGYGRKVTAVGAATAIVVGLVAVTPAAGHVPPLGAMAIGAIGAFPSYFAIHYRTRTRLDDSLDVVAAHGLGGAVGALLTGVFASTAWGGGADGLLFGNPGQLWPQFLSIVAVAAYSGALSFVILKGISLVTALRSSDAYEGAGLDVGDHGEEAYARGEGAVLVLDAEAPADVRAAVAAPTPATV, from the coding sequence ATGCTCGCCGCCGCCGCACTCGTCCTCCTCATGACGCCGGCCCTCGCCTTCTTCTACGGCGGGCTCGTGCGGGCGAAGAACATGCTCAACACGATGATGATGAGCGTGGCCTCGATGGGAATCGTGGCCGTCGGATGGGCGCTCTTGGGCTACTCGCTGGCATTCGGCGAGGGCGGCGGTCCGTTCACGGGCGGGCTCGGGTACGCGTTCTTGAACGGCGTCGGGCTCGAGGCCTCCGGCGAGATCCCGCACCTCTTGTTCGCGATCTACCAGGGGACGTTCGTCGTAATCACGGCCGCGCTCATCTCGGGGGCCGTCGTCGAGCGGATGCGGTTCGTGCCGTACCTCGCCTTCATCACGATCTGGAGCCTCGTGGTCTACGCGCCGGTCGCCCACTGGGTGTGGTCGGCCGACGGCTGGATCTTCGGGATCGACGCGCTCGACTTCGCGGGCGGGACGGTGGTCCACGTGAACGCGGCGGCCGCGGCCCTCGTGGCGGCCCTCGTGGTGGGCCCGCGGAAGGACTACGGGCGGCAGGCCATCGTGCCGCACAACGTGCCGTTCGTCCTCCTCGGGGCCGGGCTCCTGTGGTTCGGGTGGTTCGGGTTCAACGCCGGAAGCGCACTCGGGGCGAACACCTCGGCCGCGCTCGCCTTCGCCAACACGTTCCTGGCGCCGGCCGCGACGATCACGGTCTGGACGTTCCTCGACCTCGGGTACGGGCGGAAGGTCACGGCCGTAGGCGCCGCGACGGCCATCGTCGTCGGGCTCGTGGCCGTGACGCCGGCGGCCGGCCACGTCCCGCCGCTCGGGGCTATGGCGATCGGCGCCATCGGCGCGTTCCCGTCCTACTTCGCCATCCACTACCGCACGCGGACGCGGCTCGACGACTCGCTCGACGTGGTCGCGGCGCACGGCCTCGGCGGCGCCGTCGGGGCGCTCCTGACGGGCGTGTTCGCCTCAACGGCCTGGGGTGGCGGGGCCGACGGCCTCCTCTTCGGCAACCCGGGCCAGCTCTGGCCGCAGTTCCTCTCGATCGTGGCCGTGGCCGCCTACAGCGGCGCGCTCTCGTTCGTCATCCTCAAGGGAATCTCGCTCGTGACGGCCCTCCGCTCGAGCGACGCGTACGAGGGCGCGGGCCTCGACGTGGGCGACCACGGCGAGGAGGCCTACGCCCGCGGCGAGGGCGCCGTGCTCGTCCTCGACGCCGAGGCGCCGGCCGACGTCCGGGCCGCCGTCGCCGCTCCCACCCCTGCCACCGTCTGA
- a CDS encoding DUF1801 domain-containing protein, which produces MSDLKTQPTGASVDAFIDGLDSERRREESRRLVEILRDVTGEEPEMWGEKIVGFGRYHYRYASGHEGDWMRIGFAPSKRHLSLYCMGGAADAHADILGRLGPHRTGSGCVYVTRLDRVDEGVLRELFEANLARLAATYDD; this is translated from the coding sequence ATGTCCGACCTCAAGACCCAGCCCACCGGCGCCTCCGTCGACGCGTTCATCGATGGGCTCGACAGCGAGCGCCGCCGCGAGGAGTCCCGCCGCCTCGTGGAGATCCTCCGCGACGTGACCGGCGAGGAGCCCGAGATGTGGGGCGAGAAGATCGTCGGGTTCGGGCGGTACCACTATCGCTACGCCTCCGGGCATGAGGGGGACTGGATGCGGATCGGGTTCGCCCCGTCGAAGCGGCACCTCTCGCTCTACTGCATGGGCGGGGCCGCCGACGCGCACGCCGACATCCTGGGGCGCCTCGGCCCGCATCGGACGGGCTCGGGCTGCGTCTACGTCACCCGCCTCGACCGCGTCGACGAGGGCGTGCTGCGGGAGCTGTTCGAGGCCAACCTCGCCCGGCTAGCGGCGACCTACGACGACTGA
- a CDS encoding TetR/AcrR family transcriptional regulator — MSDAYHHGDLRRALLDEAAAVLDADGVGALSLRDLARRAGVSATAPYHHFRGKAELVTALAEDALADLDAALAEADGETEAAGGEPHERLCAIGVAYVLFAVDHPERFRLAFRPEMGDPFGEIDTDGLPEDVVGFRRLVAVVRDLEPEADRQAVVALGAWSHAHGLAALLVDGPLRALAADRDRVRALAETVLAAPGQSS; from the coding sequence GTGTCCGATGCCTACCACCACGGCGACCTCCGCCGCGCGCTCCTCGACGAGGCCGCCGCCGTCCTCGACGCCGACGGCGTCGGCGCGCTCTCGCTCCGCGACCTCGCCCGGCGGGCCGGCGTCAGCGCGACGGCGCCGTACCACCACTTCCGCGGGAAGGCCGAGCTCGTGACCGCCCTCGCCGAGGACGCCCTGGCCGACCTCGACGCCGCGCTCGCCGAGGCGGACGGGGAGACCGAAGCGGCCGGTGGTGAGCCGCATGAGAGGCTCTGCGCGATCGGCGTGGCGTACGTCCTCTTCGCGGTCGACCACCCCGAGCGGTTCCGCCTCGCCTTCCGGCCCGAGATGGGCGATCCGTTCGGCGAGATCGACACGGATGGGCTGCCGGAGGACGTCGTGGGCTTCCGGCGTCTCGTGGCCGTCGTCCGCGACCTCGAGCCCGAGGCCGACCGCCAGGCCGTCGTCGCGCTCGGGGCCTGGAGCCACGCCCATGGGTTGGCGGCGCTCCTCGTCGACGGCCCGCTCCGGGCGCTCGCTGCCGACCGCGACCGCGTCCGGGCGCTGGCAGAGACGGTCCTCGCCGCGCCCGGTCAGTCGTCGTAG